One genomic window of Coffea eugenioides isolate CCC68of chromosome 1, Ceug_1.0, whole genome shotgun sequence includes the following:
- the LOC113768566 gene encoding glycine-rich cell wall structural protein-like, with translation MVVMGLRCALTAGRGKREGEGQGEEKGKGRRGVAGGGIGGGAAEGADGGVGVGGGAGSGAGAGGGVGGGAGGGAGGGAGGGAGGGVGGGAGGRVGGGAGGGIGGGAGGGAGGGMGGGAGGGLGGGVGGGAGGGVGGGAGCWARLRCCVVAVSALLR, from the exons ATGGTGGTCATGGGCCTGAG GTGTGCCTTGACTGCCGGGCGAGGGAAGAGGGAGGGGGAAGGGCAAGGGGAGGAGAAGGggaaagggaggagaggggtggcGGGAGGTGGCATTGGAGGAGGTGCTGCTGAAGGAGCCGATGGTGGTGTTGGAGTTGGAGGAGGTGCAGGTAGTGGTGCTGGTGCTGGTGGTGGCGTTGGAGGAGGTGCTGGTGGAGGAGCAGGTGGTGGTGCAGGAGGTGGGGCTGGTGGTGGAGTTGGAGGTGGAGCAGGCGGGAGAGTAGGAGGAGGAGCTGGTGGAGGCATTGGTGGTGGTGCCGGAGGTGGAGCAGGTGGAGGCATGGGAGGAGGCGCTGGAGGAGGCCTTGGCGGAGGTGTTGGAGGTGGGGCTGGTGGCGGAGTAGGGGGTGGAGCAGGCTGTTGGGCGAGGCTGCGTTGCTGCGTTGTTGCTGTGTCTGCGTTGCTGCGTTGA